A stretch of the Malus domestica chromosome 08, GDT2T_hap1 genome encodes the following:
- the LOC103441101 gene encoding WUSCHEL-related homeobox 4 → MGMSSMKVHQFARGLWEHEPSLTLGCTKRLRPLAPKLANTAAATSDTTTTLAPFDLKSFIRPESGPRKLGSSDHLQEKKDSPHPQVETHPGGTRWNPTQEQIGILEMLYRGGMRTPNAQQIEQITAQLGKYGKIEGKNVFYWFQNHKARERQKQKRSSLGLSHSPRTPTPVITTLGEIVVEREEDSPYKRKCRSWGFDCLVEGDHGSVVCKVDNDDAVKGGSVGVMTLELFPLHPEGRK, encoded by the exons ATGGGAATGAGCAGCATGAAGGTGCATCAGTTCGCACGTGGACTCTGGGAGCACGAACCCTCCCTTACGCTTGGCTGCACCAAACGCTTACGCCCTCTTGCTCCCAAACTGGCCAACACCGCGGCCGCCACCTCCGACACTACTACCACTCTCGCTCCTTTCGATCTCAAGAGTTTCATCAGACCTGAAAGTGGCCCCAGAAAACTTGGATCTTCTGACCATCTTCAGGAGAAGAAAGATTCCCCCCACCCTCAG GTAGAGACGCACCCGGGAGGGACACGCTGGAACCCTACGCAAGAACAGATAGGGATACTTGAAATGTTGTATAGAGGAGGAATGCGCACTCCTAATGCACAACAAATAGAGCAAATCACGGCTCAACTTGGCAAGTACGGCAAGATCGAAGGAAAGAATGTGTTTTACTGGTTCCAGAATCACAAGGCACGTGAGAGGCAGAAGCAAAAGCGCAGCAGCCTCGGCCTCAGCCACTCTCCAAGAACACCGACTCCTGTAATTACCACC CTGGGAGAAATAGTAGTGGAAAGAGAGGAAGATAGTCCGTACAAGAGAAAGTGTAGGAGCTGGGGATTTGATTGCTTGGTAGAGGGTGACCATGGTAGTGTAGTATGTAAGGTCGACAACGACGACGCCGTTAAGGGAGGTAGTGTTGGAGTTATGACTCTGGAACTCTTCCCATTACATCCAGAAGGAAGAAAATGA